In the genome of Microbacterium saperdae, one region contains:
- a CDS encoding lysophospholipid acyltransferase family protein encodes MFYWLMKYVVIGPLVKGIFRPWIVGRNNVPANGAAILASNHLSFADSIFLPLVIDRRMSFLAKSDYFTGRGPKGWATKFFMKATGQLPIDRSGGKASEASLNTGLQVLGGGDLLGIYPEGTRSPDGKLYRGRTGIARMALEAKVPVIPVVMVDTDTAMPIGQRLPRVVRVGIVIGEPLDFSRYAGMENDRYILRSVTDEIMVALQRLGEQHYEDVYASTVKDRLPSRVTQRS; translated from the coding sequence ATGTTCTACTGGCTGATGAAGTACGTGGTGATCGGCCCCTTGGTCAAAGGGATCTTCCGTCCTTGGATCGTGGGCCGAAACAACGTGCCCGCGAACGGCGCGGCGATCCTGGCCAGCAACCATCTCTCCTTCGCCGATTCGATCTTCCTTCCGCTGGTGATCGACCGCCGGATGTCATTCCTCGCCAAGAGCGATTACTTCACCGGTCGGGGCCCCAAGGGCTGGGCGACGAAGTTCTTCATGAAGGCCACGGGGCAGCTGCCGATCGACCGCTCTGGGGGCAAGGCATCCGAGGCCTCGCTGAACACCGGATTGCAGGTGCTCGGGGGAGGAGATCTGCTCGGGATCTACCCCGAGGGCACACGCAGCCCCGACGGCAAGCTGTACCGCGGACGAACCGGCATCGCACGGATGGCGTTGGAGGCCAAGGTCCCCGTCATCCCTGTCGTCATGGTCGACACCGACACCGCGATGCCGATCGGGCAGCGTCTGCCGCGCGTGGTGCGTGTCGGGATCGTGATCGGCGAGCCCCTCGACTTCTCGCGGTACGCGGGCATGGAGAACGACCGTTACATCCTCCGCTCCGTCACGGACGAGATCATGGTCGCCCTCCAGCGGCTCGGTGAACAGCACTACGAGGACGTCTACGCGTCGACCGTGAAGGACCGTCTTCCGTCGCGCGTCACACAGCGCTCCTGA
- a CDS encoding class II 3-deoxy-7-phosphoheptulonate synthase: MLPHDIDALDAWRSLPIKQQPQWHDAARVAEVSKQIAGLPPLVFAGEVDNLRDRLARAASGRAFLLQGGDCAETFAGATAEQIRNRIKTVLQMAVVLTYGASMPIVKMGRMAGQFAKPRSSDTETRGDVTLPAYRGDIVNGYDFTEGSRQADPGRLLQGYHTAASTLNLIRAFTQGGFADLREVHSWNKGFAQNPANQRYERMAAEIDRAIKFMEAAGADFDELKRVEFFTGHEGLLMDYERPMTRIDSRTDTPYNTSAHFLWIGERTRELDGAHVDYFSKIRNPIGVKLGPTTSPDTALALIDKLDPNREPGRLTFITRMGAGKIRDALPPLLEAVRDSGAQPLWVTDPMHGNGITTPTGYKTRRFDDVVDEVRGFFEAHRAVGTFPGGIHVELTGDDVTECLGGSEQIDEAALGTRYESLCDPRLNHMQSLELAFLVAEELEKR; this comes from the coding sequence ATGCTCCCGCACGACATCGACGCCCTGGACGCGTGGCGCTCGCTCCCCATCAAACAGCAGCCGCAGTGGCATGACGCCGCCCGCGTCGCCGAGGTCTCCAAGCAGATCGCCGGGCTTCCGCCTCTGGTGTTCGCCGGTGAGGTCGACAACCTCCGGGATCGCCTCGCTCGCGCGGCATCCGGCCGGGCTTTCCTGCTCCAGGGCGGCGACTGCGCAGAGACCTTCGCCGGTGCGACCGCGGAGCAGATCCGCAACCGCATCAAGACCGTTCTGCAGATGGCGGTCGTGCTGACCTATGGCGCATCCATGCCTATCGTCAAGATGGGCCGCATGGCCGGGCAGTTCGCCAAGCCGCGCTCCAGCGACACCGAGACGCGCGGGGATGTGACGCTGCCCGCCTACCGCGGTGACATCGTCAACGGATACGACTTCACGGAAGGCTCGCGTCAGGCGGACCCCGGTCGGCTGCTGCAGGGATACCACACCGCCGCGTCGACGCTGAACCTCATCCGCGCGTTCACGCAGGGTGGCTTCGCCGACCTTCGCGAGGTGCACTCGTGGAACAAGGGCTTCGCGCAGAACCCGGCGAACCAGCGTTACGAGCGCATGGCCGCCGAGATCGACCGCGCGATCAAGTTCATGGAGGCCGCAGGCGCGGACTTCGACGAGCTGAAGCGCGTCGAGTTCTTCACCGGGCACGAGGGCCTGCTCATGGACTACGAGCGGCCGATGACGCGCATCGACTCCCGCACGGACACCCCGTACAACACGTCGGCCCACTTCCTCTGGATCGGTGAGCGCACGCGTGAACTCGACGGCGCCCACGTCGACTACTTCTCGAAGATCCGCAACCCCATCGGCGTCAAGCTCGGACCGACGACCTCGCCCGACACCGCCCTCGCGCTGATCGACAAGCTCGACCCGAACCGTGAGCCGGGACGCCTGACCTTCATCACGCGCATGGGTGCGGGCAAGATCCGCGATGCGCTCCCGCCGCTGCTGGAAGCCGTCCGCGACTCGGGTGCACAGCCGCTGTGGGTCACCGACCCGATGCACGGCAACGGCATCACCACGCCGACCGGCTACAAGACCCGTCGTTTCGACGACGTCGTCGACGAGGTCCGTGGCTTCTTCGAGGCGCACCGCGCTGTGGGCACATTCCCCGGAGGCATCCACGTCGAGCTCACTGGCGACGACGTCACGGAGTGCCTGGGTGGATCGGAGCAGATCGACGAGGCCGCGCTCGGTACGCGCTACGAGAGCCTGTGCGATCCGCGTCTGAACCACATGCAGTCGCTCGAGCTCGCCTTCCTCGTGGCTGAGGAGCTCGAGAAGCGCTGA
- the pknB gene encoding Stk1 family PASTA domain-containing Ser/Thr kinase produces the protein MTSNQQADPLIGRLVDGRYRVRARIARGGMATVYVATDLRLERRIALKVMHAHLSDDSAFQSRFIQEARSAARLADPHVVNVFDQGQDGELAYLVMEYLPGITLRELLREQKRLTIPQTITIMDAVLAGLSAAHRAGIVHRDVKPENVLLAEDGRIKIGDFGLARATTANTATGQQLLGTIAYLAPELVTRGTADARSDIYALGIMLYEMLVGEQPYKGEQPMQIAFQHATESVPRPSVRNPAVPEQLDELVLWATEKSPDERPDDAQQMLERLREIERSLGVAPVAAAPSAQPMRSQADSGDLTKVMPGTMVIADPTAPVPQAVDNATILRRRASKRRARGAFLLTLVLLLAVLAGGVGWWFGSGPGSLITVPSVAGGTYEDASAALIDAGFVPVRAEENSIDIDRDIAIRSTPGAGERLDKGTEVTVYISLGPASHAAEALNGKTESDAREYLSGLNVNVTDEPLILFSDADAGVVINAYVTPRAGGDAYACGEGCDLLEDDTVELYVSAGAFPDVSGMSVDEATSTLTDKKLLIADESRYEFSGSVEKDRVIGVSDRASEGNWRPGDTVQLIVSKGPELFPVPDVTGRSLVEARQILEDNGFSASYAPWGDLPGFAEMAQVTGQDPGSDKSLPRGGTVKLSIQLTG, from the coding sequence GTGACGTCCAATCAGCAGGCCGACCCCCTCATCGGGCGGCTTGTCGACGGTCGCTACCGGGTACGCGCCAGAATCGCCCGCGGCGGCATGGCCACGGTCTACGTCGCGACCGATCTGCGACTCGAGCGTCGCATCGCGCTCAAGGTGATGCACGCGCACCTCAGCGACGATTCCGCCTTCCAGAGTCGCTTCATCCAGGAGGCGCGCTCCGCTGCCCGCCTGGCGGATCCGCATGTCGTCAACGTCTTCGACCAGGGGCAGGACGGCGAGCTCGCGTACCTGGTGATGGAGTATCTGCCTGGCATCACGCTGCGCGAGCTCCTCCGCGAGCAGAAGCGCCTCACGATCCCCCAGACCATCACGATCATGGACGCGGTGCTCGCAGGGCTGTCCGCGGCGCATCGCGCCGGTATCGTCCACCGCGACGTCAAGCCGGAGAACGTGCTCCTCGCTGAGGACGGCCGCATCAAGATCGGCGACTTCGGTCTGGCACGGGCGACCACGGCGAACACGGCGACCGGGCAGCAACTGCTCGGTACGATCGCCTACCTCGCGCCGGAGCTGGTGACGCGGGGAACCGCGGATGCCCGCAGCGATATCTACGCCCTCGGCATCATGCTCTACGAGATGCTGGTCGGCGAGCAGCCGTACAAGGGCGAGCAGCCGATGCAGATCGCCTTCCAGCACGCGACGGAATCCGTGCCGCGCCCGAGCGTACGCAACCCCGCCGTACCCGAGCAGCTCGACGAGCTCGTGCTCTGGGCGACGGAGAAGTCCCCCGACGAGCGTCCGGACGACGCCCAGCAGATGCTGGAGCGCCTCCGTGAGATCGAACGGTCGCTGGGGGTCGCGCCGGTCGCCGCCGCACCCAGCGCGCAGCCGATGCGCTCCCAGGCGGACTCGGGCGACCTCACGAAGGTGATGCCGGGGACCATGGTCATCGCCGATCCGACGGCTCCCGTGCCGCAGGCGGTCGACAACGCGACCATCCTGCGCCGACGGGCGTCGAAACGGCGGGCGCGGGGCGCATTCCTCCTCACTCTCGTGCTGCTGCTGGCGGTGCTGGCGGGCGGCGTGGGCTGGTGGTTCGGATCCGGCCCTGGATCGCTCATCACCGTGCCCAGCGTCGCAGGAGGCACGTACGAAGACGCCTCCGCAGCGCTCATCGATGCCGGCTTCGTGCCGGTCAGAGCTGAAGAGAACTCCATCGACATCGATCGCGACATCGCGATCCGCAGCACCCCCGGCGCAGGAGAACGGCTCGACAAGGGCACCGAGGTGACCGTCTACATCTCGCTCGGGCCGGCGTCGCACGCCGCGGAAGCACTGAACGGGAAGACCGAGAGCGATGCCAGGGAGTACCTCAGCGGGCTCAACGTCAACGTGACGGACGAGCCGCTCATCCTGTTCTCCGATGCGGATGCCGGCGTCGTCATCAACGCCTACGTCACCCCCCGCGCGGGCGGTGACGCCTACGCCTGCGGCGAAGGATGCGACCTTCTCGAGGACGACACGGTGGAGCTCTACGTCTCCGCCGGCGCCTTCCCCGACGTGTCGGGCATGAGCGTCGACGAGGCCACGTCGACCCTGACCGACAAGAAGCTGCTGATCGCCGACGAGTCCCGCTACGAGTTCAGCGGCAGCGTCGAGAAGGACCGTGTGATCGGCGTCTCGGATCGTGCGAGCGAAGGCAACTGGCGCCCCGGCGACACGGTGCAGCTCATCGTGTCGAAGGGCCCGGAGCTCTTCCCCGTCCCGGATGTGACCGGACGATCCTTGGTGGAGGCACGTCAGATCCTCGAGGACAACGGTTTCTCCGCCTCCTACGCCCCGTGGGGCGACCTTCCCGGCTTCGCGGAGATGGCGCAGGTCACCGGCCAGGACCCCGGATCGGACAAGTCCCTCCCCCGCGGCGGCACCGTCAAGCTGTCCATCCAGCTCACGGGCTGA
- a CDS encoding LysM peptidoglycan-binding domain-containing protein, translated as MRLHTATRRARHIQLGVPAAVLGALAGTLAVSPAAAATQETAPIERLNGATRLVPAQAAPASYVVRAGDTISAIAGRFGLRTVDVLTWNGLSWRSVIYPGQTLRLLAPEAAAAPAAPPASTPTTATHTVVAGDTVYGIANKYGTSVDAVLAANGLTRASIIYPGQRLAVSGSSAPAAAAAPAVVAAPAATGASRTHTVVAGDTVFAIARKYGTSTQTVFALNGLASSSVIYPGQQLIVAQAAAAATTSAQHTASLDAEQIATAALIIRIGRELGVSDRGIAIALATGMVESGLRNLNWGDRDSLGIFQQRPSTGWGTPAQVQDADRSTRVFYGGQHDPNGTVTRGLLDIPGWEKMAFTDAAQAVQISAYPSRYGQWETQAYQWLAAHG; from the coding sequence TTGAGACTGCACACCGCCACGCGTCGCGCGCGTCACATCCAGCTGGGAGTGCCCGCAGCTGTTCTGGGAGCACTCGCGGGGACCCTCGCCGTCTCCCCGGCGGCCGCCGCCACGCAGGAGACGGCACCGATCGAACGGCTCAACGGCGCCACCCGCCTCGTGCCGGCTCAGGCAGCGCCGGCGAGCTACGTCGTGCGCGCCGGAGACACCATCTCGGCGATCGCCGGCCGGTTCGGCCTCCGCACTGTCGATGTGCTGACCTGGAACGGCCTCTCCTGGCGGTCCGTGATCTATCCGGGGCAGACACTCCGCCTCCTCGCACCCGAAGCAGCCGCCGCACCGGCAGCCCCACCCGCGTCCACCCCCACCACAGCCACGCACACCGTGGTCGCCGGCGACACCGTCTACGGCATCGCGAACAAGTACGGCACGAGCGTCGATGCCGTCCTCGCGGCGAACGGGCTCACCCGGGCATCGATCATCTACCCCGGCCAGAGGCTCGCCGTCTCCGGGAGTTCCGCACCGGCAGCGGCCGCCGCGCCCGCCGTGGTCGCGGCTCCGGCCGCCACGGGTGCCTCTCGCACGCACACCGTCGTCGCCGGTGACACCGTCTTCGCGATCGCCCGGAAGTACGGCACGAGCACCCAGACGGTGTTCGCCCTGAACGGTCTCGCCTCGTCGTCGGTCATCTATCCGGGCCAGCAGCTGATCGTCGCGCAGGCGGCTGCGGCTGCCACGACGTCCGCGCAGCACACCGCTTCCCTCGATGCCGAGCAGATCGCCACGGCCGCCCTCATCATCCGGATCGGTCGGGAGCTCGGTGTCTCCGACCGCGGGATCGCGATCGCCCTGGCGACCGGAATGGTGGAGTCCGGCCTGCGGAATCTGAACTGGGGCGACCGGGACTCGCTCGGCATCTTCCAGCAGCGTCCGAGCACCGGCTGGGGCACTCCCGCCCAGGTGCAGGACGCCGACCGCAGCACGCGCGTCTTCTACGGCGGCCAGCACGATCCCAACGGAACCGTGACGCGCGGTCTGCTCGACATCCCCGGGTGGGAGAAGATGGCGTTCACGGATGCCGCTCAGGCGGTCCAGATCTCGGCGTATCCGAGCAGATACGGCCAGTGGGAGACGCAGGCGTACCAGTGGCTCGCCGCGCATGGATGA
- a CDS encoding Rv2175c family DNA-binding protein, giving the protein MGNVSENVAVNPAAEWLTMPDLVEALDEPLGRVRRLIDDHYLVGSRRTGVFAVPAVFIVDGHPLSSLRGTIIVLQDAGFTDDELIDWLLEDDESLGRSPIAALLAGHKSEVRRVARTLV; this is encoded by the coding sequence GTGGGCAACGTGTCTGAGAACGTTGCTGTGAACCCTGCTGCCGAGTGGCTGACGATGCCCGACCTCGTCGAAGCGCTCGATGAACCGCTCGGACGTGTGCGCCGACTCATCGACGACCACTATCTGGTCGGTTCCCGCCGCACGGGCGTCTTCGCCGTTCCCGCCGTGTTCATCGTCGACGGCCACCCCCTCAGCTCTCTGCGCGGCACGATCATCGTGCTGCAGGACGCCGGATTCACCGACGACGAACTCATCGACTGGCTGCTCGAAGACGATGAGAGCCTCGGGCGTTCTCCGATCGCCGCATTGCTGGCGGGGCACAAGAGCGAAGTCCGTCGCGTCGCACGCACCCTCGTCTGA
- a CDS encoding polyprenyl synthetase family protein: protein MRTESDEYGADAAGFLGAAAETLIGGKRLRARFCHAGWRATARFSDRNAAETDALWDICAALEIFQSAALVHDDLIDNSDTRRGRPAAHRALENSHRTARWTGDAAAFGRASAILLGDLLVAWSDDLLETALRVHPYAGTVRTEYARMRRDVTTGQFLDIAEESAWIVNDNASHAERALRVASLKSARYSIEQPLILGAAFAGAEVDQVQALRRFGRPVGMAFQLRDDVLGVFGDASVTGKPAGDDLREGKRTVLVALTREALDSPARTVFDELLGDPELTAQQVSFLQATIQGSGALARIETMITDYAREADLALSGARLDNAAVGDLRDLARAATVRSA, encoded by the coding sequence ATGCGCACCGAATCCGACGAGTACGGCGCAGACGCCGCCGGGTTCCTCGGTGCCGCGGCGGAGACTCTGATCGGGGGGAAACGACTGCGCGCGCGCTTCTGCCACGCGGGCTGGCGCGCCACCGCGCGATTCTCCGATCGGAACGCGGCCGAGACCGACGCACTGTGGGACATCTGCGCCGCCTTGGAGATCTTCCAGTCTGCCGCGCTCGTGCACGACGATCTCATCGACAACTCCGACACCCGCCGAGGCCGCCCCGCCGCGCACCGCGCTCTCGAGAACTCGCATCGCACCGCGCGCTGGACCGGCGACGCCGCCGCGTTCGGACGCGCATCCGCGATCCTGCTCGGCGACCTGCTCGTCGCCTGGAGCGACGATCTTCTGGAGACCGCGCTCCGGGTGCACCCCTACGCCGGGACGGTCCGCACCGAGTACGCGCGCATGAGACGCGACGTCACGACAGGACAGTTCCTCGACATCGCGGAGGAATCCGCCTGGATCGTGAACGACAACGCCAGCCATGCCGAGCGCGCGCTGCGCGTCGCGTCGCTCAAGTCGGCGCGCTACAGCATCGAGCAGCCGTTGATCCTGGGCGCCGCGTTCGCCGGTGCGGAGGTCGATCAAGTGCAGGCACTGCGCCGCTTCGGCCGCCCCGTCGGGATGGCTTTCCAGCTGCGCGATGATGTCCTCGGGGTCTTCGGCGACGCTTCCGTCACCGGAAAGCCGGCCGGCGACGATCTTCGGGAGGGCAAGCGGACCGTTCTGGTCGCGCTCACCCGCGAGGCACTGGATTCCCCCGCCCGGACCGTCTTCGACGAGTTGCTCGGCGACCCCGAGCTGACGGCACAGCAGGTGTCGTTCCTGCAGGCGACGATCCAGGGGTCGGGCGCCCTGGCACGCATCGAGACGATGATCACCGATTATGCGCGGGAGGCCGATCTCGCCCTCAGCGGGGCTCGGCTCGACAACGCCGCCGTCGGAGATCTGCGGGACCTGGCACGCGCAGCGACAGTTCGCTCCGCCTGA
- a CDS encoding DUF3040 domain-containing protein — MPLSEQEQRLLDEMERHLLHNDADVVSAPSGDRTLSYRNLVYGALLLLAGVGALVAGVILGDVWGIVVGVIGFAAMLAGVMFAVTPVRRATPVTPREATSAKRQDSASFMDRMNDRWDRRQDGR; from the coding sequence ATGCCACTCTCCGAACAGGAGCAGCGTCTGCTCGATGAGATGGAACGCCATCTCCTCCACAACGACGCAGACGTCGTGAGCGCGCCGTCAGGCGATCGCACACTGAGCTATCGCAACCTCGTCTACGGCGCACTGCTGCTGCTGGCCGGTGTCGGCGCTCTGGTCGCCGGCGTGATCCTCGGCGACGTCTGGGGCATCGTGGTCGGTGTCATCGGATTCGCCGCGATGCTGGCGGGCGTGATGTTCGCTGTGACGCCCGTGCGACGTGCCACTCCGGTGACGCCGCGCGAGGCGACGTCCGCCAAGCGGCAGGACTCCGCGTCCTTCATGGATCGCATGAACGACCGATGGGATCGGCGACAGGACGGTCGCTGA